The following proteins come from a genomic window of Blastococcus sp. HT6-30:
- a CDS encoding helix-turn-helix domain-containing protein, whose translation MPDQPAENQPALLTITEAAELLRAPVATLRYWRHHNTGPRSFRLGRRVLYRRHDLRAWIDARAGQTRGR comes from the coding sequence ATGCCCGACCAGCCCGCCGAAAACCAGCCCGCGCTGCTCACCATCACCGAAGCCGCCGAACTGCTCCGCGCCCCCGTCGCCACCCTCCGCTACTGGAGGCATCACAACACCGGCCCCCGCAGCTTCCGCCTCGGCCGCCGCGTCCTCTACCGCCGACACGACCTGCGTGCCTGGATCGACGCGAGAGCAGGGCAGACCCGTGGGCGCTGA
- a CDS encoding tyrosine-type recombinase/integrase, with protein sequence MRETWESLIRDFVRHLKGTNRAVNTQTIYRRAAQGLVQFLEQDGELPGPQQLTRRHIEAYMAHLIDTRSASTANVVYRALQQLMRWLLDEEEIDRSPMERMRPPIVPEKPVPVLTESQLRALLASAKSASFVDRRDAAIIRLLLDTGGRLSEVAGLAVADLDFTDDVAHVIGKGRRPRALPFGQQTGLALGRYLRARAKERQADRPELWLAEKNRGALSSDGVGRMLRRRGLAVGIPGLHAHQFRHTAAHEWLVANGSETDLMRLMGWKSPQMLRRYGASMADERARESHRRLGLGDRL encoded by the coding sequence ATGCGGGAGACCTGGGAGTCGCTGATCCGCGACTTCGTGCGCCACCTCAAGGGCACCAACCGGGCGGTGAACACCCAGACGATCTATCGCCGCGCGGCCCAAGGGCTGGTGCAGTTCCTCGAGCAGGACGGCGAGCTGCCCGGCCCGCAGCAGCTGACCCGGCGGCACATCGAGGCCTACATGGCCCACCTGATCGACACCCGGTCCGCGTCGACGGCCAACGTCGTCTACCGCGCCCTGCAGCAGCTGATGCGGTGGCTGCTGGACGAGGAGGAGATCGACCGCTCGCCGATGGAGCGGATGCGGCCGCCGATCGTTCCGGAGAAGCCGGTACCCGTGCTCACCGAGTCGCAGCTGCGCGCGCTGCTGGCCTCGGCCAAGAGCGCCTCGTTCGTCGACCGCCGCGACGCGGCCATTATCCGGCTGCTGCTGGACACCGGCGGACGGCTCTCAGAGGTGGCCGGGCTGGCCGTGGCTGACCTCGACTTCACCGACGACGTCGCCCATGTGATCGGCAAAGGGCGACGTCCGCGGGCCCTGCCCTTCGGGCAGCAGACGGGGCTCGCGCTTGGCCGCTATCTACGGGCCCGCGCCAAGGAGCGGCAGGCCGACCGTCCCGAGCTGTGGCTGGCGGAGAAGAACCGCGGGGCGTTGTCCTCCGACGGGGTCGGGCGGATGCTGCGTCGGCGCGGCCTCGCCGTGGGCATTCCCGGGCTGCATGCACACCAATTCCGGCACACCGCAGCCCATGAGTGGCTCGTGGCCAACGGCAGCGAGACCGATCTGATGCGGCTGATGGGCTGGAAGTCCCCGCAGATGTTGCGCCGGTACGGGGCCTCGATGGCCGACGAGCGCGCTCGAGAGTCCCACCGACGTCTCGGCCTCGGCGATCGTCTCTGA
- a CDS encoding ParB N-terminal domain-containing protein, which translates to MPATSTPADSTPTESTATPQSIEGEPAMTTATTVAALTTGREDTPDEPSATENARRAGIEQRETEHVDLAGAGSAGGGTADDGGQAHRLVWLDPRELAVHPRNIRDDLGDLSGLADSIAAQGVLEALTVIPHAAADGTPGHQLVAGHRRAAAAVLAGLTTVPCVLRPDLALDRDATDGDRAAQAGHVGAMMAENLHRRGLSAVEEARGVQAMLDLGVPLTRVAKSTGLGRLDGDTAAAVAAAGLTLDQAAAVAVYAGDPDTTAALIASAGEGPGQFAHALTRAKQAKQEAEQAAALLAELTAAGRTVLDEDTGRAATRVANLEHDGSPLTADGHAGCPGSAVYVCTTGWQGPQPVEVCTDPAGNGHRARWTATALPTNAAAEEPSEAEREAASAERRTTIENNKAMAAADETRREWIKGLLQRKTPPKGPLRFAVETMAADPRALSRWLSGRPNRAQDSAAADLGIDAPGQWWATPDKPALTLTSGEHVPDARLPVALLAHIAGAIESGLHRQSWRNPGAGDARWLRFLASCGYTLADIEQQIIDAADQPTADPAPGAS; encoded by the coding sequence ATGCCCGCCACCAGCACCCCCGCCGACAGCACCCCCACCGAGAGCACCGCCACCCCGCAGAGCATCGAAGGAGAACCAGCCATGACCACCGCCACGACAGTTGCCGCTCTGACCACCGGCCGGGAGGACACGCCCGACGAGCCGTCCGCGACCGAAAACGCCCGACGTGCCGGGATCGAGCAGCGCGAGACCGAGCACGTCGACCTGGCCGGCGCCGGCAGCGCAGGCGGCGGGACAGCCGACGACGGCGGGCAGGCACACCGGCTGGTGTGGCTGGACCCCCGGGAGCTGGCCGTGCACCCCCGCAACATCCGCGACGACCTCGGCGACCTGTCCGGGCTGGCCGACTCCATCGCCGCCCAGGGCGTGCTGGAGGCCCTCACCGTGATCCCGCACGCCGCCGCCGACGGGACGCCGGGCCATCAGCTTGTGGCTGGGCACCGCCGGGCTGCCGCCGCGGTCCTCGCCGGCCTCACCACGGTGCCGTGCGTGCTGCGCCCCGACCTTGCCCTCGACCGTGACGCCACCGACGGCGACCGGGCCGCCCAGGCCGGGCACGTGGGCGCGATGATGGCCGAGAACCTGCACCGCCGGGGCCTGTCCGCGGTGGAGGAAGCCCGCGGCGTGCAGGCAATGCTCGACCTCGGCGTGCCGCTGACCAGGGTCGCCAAGTCCACCGGGTTGGGCCGGCTGGACGGCGACACCGCCGCCGCGGTCGCCGCTGCCGGACTGACCCTGGACCAGGCCGCCGCCGTCGCCGTCTACGCCGGCGACCCCGACACCACCGCCGCCCTGATCGCGTCAGCGGGGGAGGGACCCGGGCAGTTCGCCCACGCACTGACCCGCGCCAAGCAGGCGAAGCAGGAAGCGGAGCAGGCAGCCGCCCTACTGGCCGAGCTGACCGCCGCCGGGCGCACCGTCCTGGACGAGGACACCGGCCGCGCCGCCACCCGGGTGGCCAACCTCGAGCACGACGGCTCGCCGCTGACCGCCGACGGCCACGCCGGCTGCCCCGGCTCCGCGGTCTACGTCTGCACCACCGGCTGGCAGGGACCGCAGCCGGTCGAGGTGTGCACCGACCCGGCCGGCAACGGCCACCGCGCCCGCTGGACGGCCACCGCCCTGCCCACCAACGCAGCAGCCGAGGAACCCAGCGAGGCCGAACGGGAGGCCGCCTCGGCCGAGCGGCGGACCACCATCGAGAACAACAAGGCGATGGCGGCGGCGGACGAGACCCGCCGGGAGTGGATCAAGGGCCTGCTGCAGCGCAAGACCCCACCCAAGGGCCCGCTGCGGTTCGCCGTCGAAACCATGGCCGCCGACCCCCGGGCACTGTCCCGGTGGCTGTCCGGGCGACCCAACCGGGCCCAGGACTCCGCCGCCGCCGACCTCGGCATCGACGCCCCCGGCCAGTGGTGGGCCACCCCGGACAAGCCCGCGCTCACGCTGACCAGCGGCGAACACGTGCCCGACGCCCGGCTCCCCGTGGCGCTGCTGGCCCACATCGCCGGCGCCATCGAGTCCGGCCTGCACCGCCAGTCCTGGCGCAACCCCGGCGCCGGTGACGCCCGCTGGCTGCGGTTCCTGGCCTCCTGCGGCTACACACTCGCCGACATCGAACAACAGATCATCGACGCCGCCGACCAACCCACCGCCGACCCCGCACCCGGCGCCAGCTGA
- a CDS encoding ABC transporter permease, whose protein sequence is MSLIDSITSRSGLNRRAPGGGVSPARARPQQRDAMVAQRGLEQRRDRPPWTVLGDLGAAATLTSGRLPGPGEAIVAESAAGLLGLDGPAGYVAWGAQEAAVVGTFTAREPFGQLDNGVLIGSPAGALAPASTMYVVIGNPDDVGTTQAQVLQLVDAPSPTDLQVQPPAELAELQSQVREDVGAFGRSLLLLVLAAGAALTGIVVLSDVLLRRTDLGRRRALGATRSTLIALVTLRTTIASTAGSILGAVLGVLLAIWTGSLALWSLVVGALVLAVLTATHSSSRPGRRSRHA, encoded by the coding sequence GTGTCGTTGATCGACTCGATCACCAGCCGCAGCGGCTTGAACAGGCGCGCTCCGGGCGGAGGAGTCTCCCCGGCGCGGGCCCGGCCGCAGCAGCGTGATGCCATGGTCGCCCAGCGTGGTCTCGAACAGCGCCGAGACCGTCCGCCGTGGACCGTGCTGGGCGACCTCGGCGCGGCTGCAACCCTCACCAGCGGCCGCCTGCCCGGACCCGGCGAAGCCATCGTCGCCGAATCGGCCGCTGGACTGCTGGGCCTCGACGGACCCGCCGGCTACGTCGCCTGGGGCGCACAGGAGGCCGCGGTGGTCGGCACATTCACCGCACGCGAGCCATTCGGTCAGCTGGACAACGGCGTGCTCATCGGCTCCCCCGCAGGGGCACTGGCACCGGCCTCGACCATGTACGTCGTCATCGGGAACCCCGATGACGTCGGCACCACTCAGGCACAGGTCCTCCAATTGGTCGACGCCCCCTCACCCACGGACCTGCAGGTCCAGCCCCCCGCGGAGCTGGCGGAACTGCAGAGCCAGGTCAGAGAGGACGTCGGAGCATTCGGGCGATCGCTGCTACTGCTCGTACTGGCCGCCGGAGCCGCGCTGACCGGGATCGTCGTCCTCTCCGACGTTCTCCTCCGGCGCACCGACCTCGGCCGACGACGCGCCCTGGGAGCCACCCGCTCGACGCTCATCGCGCTGGTCACCCTGCGCACCACCATCGCCAGCACTGCTGGTTCCATCCTTGGCGCGGTGCTTGGAGTGTTGCTCGCCATCTGGACCGGGAGCCTCGCGCTTTGGTCATTGGTTGTAGGGGCCTTAGTGCTGGCCGTACTGACCGCCACCCACAGCAGCTCTCGCCCCGGCCGCCGTAGCCGCCATGCGTGA
- the mobF gene encoding MobF family relaxase, which produces MKVYAGAPAAARQYVEADRGRADDYYLTEGAGVARRFGVAEGRVTELAPLTGDAYETWVAGREPGTGEPRGQLRGDGHAVRFVEVVVNGPKTWSLAAALHPDIATAYDAAQARAAEQIIGWLGRHATTRVGPRGGQVQVPVEVAEAVTVAHYTSRAGDPHRHLHLQINARVFAAGKWRGLHTVGVRDSLAAINGIGHAAVACDPQFRAALAAHGYALDAGGEIRQLVDFVGAFSARTAQIARNIDTYEREWAAAHPGESPGPALRRSWDARAWAAGRPDKVLPQPGEDLTARWRDELAALGYRDRNAPVGLTPTPVGGLDREQVADRVLDRLGAARSAWNAADVRGEVEQLLAAAGIVTDPAVRIELAEDVTARAMGRCVPLLDRHSPAEGVPEHIRAWTSGPVLAVEADLSAHLASRATDRPAGVPGPGLTQPVDLAAGGTRLDAGQAAAVAALAGPRRLVVIEGAAGAGKTTTLAATRTQLAEQGRRLVVVTPTLKAAKVVAAEVGAVAGSAARLAFEYGWRWNGDGAWTRLALGHPDPVTGRTYAGPADGARLRAGDLLVVDEAGMLDQDTARALLTIADECGVRVALLGDRHQLPAVGRGGVLDLAAAQVDPAEHLTLVGVHRFIRTDATGRTTPDTDYAELTLAMRAGENPGMVFDALFARGQIRLHPDAQALREALAAGAAISNAVDEPVALVVDTREQAAALNAVIRDRLVTEGRVDDRRVVVTGAGERIGIGDRIATRRNDRDLQVANRDVWTVTGVDRNGGLRVTPDGTPHVTPAGGEEASVIPTVTPAGTGSRVLPVDYVTAHVELAYATTAHGAQGDTVTAAHLAIGEHTGAASAYVGMTRGRQTNTAHLVAADVESAREQWLTVFVRDRADLGPAHAARAAAAEAARYARSRPLAEALAELHAAWTDQQRCLDLLARQQWQHRILAQAVARQADDTRRLTALETNCRQAAVDAAAARQAAETSRALITADTASIRQALLDRWDAEREAARQAARVVLGGPGRLGLRRSAVARADEQLTGWYTTWAPHLPGLPADNARLTRAAAGPDDRPAMRAALDASARRTAEAAHPENRELTAAADTALRAHQAAERELARARRDHDADYGSPGKRDYARQLADAERALAAARQQVTDVRARIATLQADPAILAQPPELLRQESNTWRARRDAAQRATRTTPRPTVASDQAVRRPYPEDLRDLTSHRAPDRGIGR; this is translated from the coding sequence ATGAAGGTCTACGCCGGTGCGCCGGCGGCTGCCCGGCAGTATGTGGAGGCCGACCGGGGCCGGGCGGATGACTACTACCTGACCGAGGGCGCCGGTGTGGCCCGCCGGTTCGGCGTCGCCGAGGGGCGGGTGACCGAGCTGGCGCCGCTGACCGGTGACGCCTACGAGACGTGGGTGGCCGGCCGTGAACCGGGCACCGGGGAGCCGCGGGGTCAGCTGCGTGGCGACGGGCATGCGGTGCGGTTCGTCGAGGTGGTGGTCAACGGCCCGAAGACGTGGTCGCTGGCGGCCGCGCTGCATCCGGACATCGCGACGGCGTATGACGCGGCGCAGGCCCGGGCGGCCGAGCAGATCATCGGTTGGCTCGGGCGGCACGCCACCACCCGGGTTGGTCCGCGCGGCGGGCAGGTGCAGGTGCCGGTCGAGGTGGCCGAGGCGGTGACGGTGGCGCACTACACGTCGCGGGCCGGGGATCCGCACCGCCATCTGCACCTGCAGATCAACGCCCGGGTGTTCGCGGCCGGGAAATGGCGCGGCCTGCACACCGTCGGCGTCCGCGATTCCCTCGCCGCGATCAACGGTATTGGGCACGCCGCGGTTGCCTGCGACCCGCAATTCCGCGCCGCGCTCGCCGCGCACGGGTATGCATTGGATGCCGGTGGGGAGATTCGGCAGCTTGTGGATTTCGTGGGCGCCTTCAGTGCGCGAACGGCGCAGATCGCCCGGAACATCGACACCTACGAACGGGAATGGGCCGCGGCGCATCCCGGCGAATCCCCCGGCCCGGCGTTGCGCCGCTCCTGGGACGCGAGAGCGTGGGCAGCGGGCCGCCCGGACAAGGTGCTGCCCCAGCCGGGGGAGGACCTCACCGCACGGTGGCGGGACGAGCTGGCCGCGCTGGGCTACCGCGATCGGAATGCTCCTGTCGGCCTGACCCCCACCCCGGTCGGCGGCCTGGACCGGGAGCAGGTGGCCGACCGGGTGTTGGACCGGCTGGGCGCCGCCCGCTCGGCGTGGAACGCCGCCGACGTGCGCGGGGAGGTAGAGCAGCTGCTCGCCGCCGCCGGCATCGTCACCGATCCGGCGGTGCGCATCGAGCTCGCCGAAGACGTCACCGCCCGTGCGATGGGCCGGTGTGTGCCCCTGCTGGACCGCCACAGCCCTGCCGAGGGGGTGCCCGAGCACATTCGGGCCTGGACCTCAGGACCGGTGCTCGCCGTCGAGGCGGATCTGTCCGCGCACCTCGCCTCCCGCGCCACCGATCGCCCGGCCGGCGTCCCTGGCCCCGGCCTGACACAGCCGGTCGACCTCGCAGCCGGTGGCACGCGGCTGGATGCCGGGCAGGCCGCGGCGGTCGCCGCGCTCGCCGGCCCGCGGCGACTGGTGGTGATCGAGGGCGCGGCCGGCGCCGGCAAGACCACTACCCTGGCCGCCACCAGGACCCAGCTCGCCGAGCAGGGTCGCCGGCTGGTGGTGGTGACCCCGACGTTGAAGGCGGCCAAGGTCGTCGCCGCGGAGGTCGGTGCGGTCGCCGGGTCGGCGGCCCGGCTGGCCTTCGAGTACGGCTGGCGCTGGAACGGCGACGGCGCGTGGACCCGCCTCGCCCTCGGCCACCCCGACCCGGTCACCGGCCGTACCTATGCCGGACCGGCCGACGGGGCGCGGCTGCGGGCCGGTGACCTGCTCGTCGTGGACGAGGCGGGCATGCTGGACCAGGACACCGCCAGGGCCCTCCTGACGATCGCGGACGAGTGCGGGGTGCGCGTCGCCCTGCTCGGTGACCGGCATCAGCTGCCGGCGGTCGGTCGCGGTGGCGTCCTGGACCTCGCCGCGGCCCAGGTCGACCCGGCCGAGCACCTGACACTGGTCGGGGTGCACCGCTTCATCCGCACCGACGCCACCGGCCGCACGACACCGGATACCGACTACGCCGAGCTGACCCTGGCGATGCGCGCCGGTGAGAACCCCGGGATGGTGTTCGACGCGCTGTTTGCCCGCGGGCAGATCCGGCTGCACCCCGACGCGCAGGCGCTGCGGGAGGCGCTCGCCGCCGGCGCGGCCATCTCCAACGCCGTTGACGAGCCGGTGGCGCTGGTGGTCGACACACGTGAGCAGGCCGCCGCCCTCAATGCCGTCATCCGGGACCGACTGGTCACCGAGGGCCGAGTCGACGACCGGCGCGTGGTCGTCACCGGGGCCGGGGAGCGGATCGGCATCGGCGACCGGATCGCCACCCGCCGCAACGACCGCGACCTGCAGGTCGCCAACCGCGACGTGTGGACGGTCACCGGCGTCGACCGGAACGGCGGGCTGCGCGTCACCCCCGACGGCACACCACATGTCACCCCCGCCGGGGGCGAGGAGGCCTCCGTCATCCCCACCGTCACCCCGGCCGGGACAGGGTCGCGGGTGCTGCCCGTCGACTACGTCACCGCGCACGTCGAGCTCGCCTATGCGACCACCGCGCACGGCGCCCAGGGGGACACCGTCACCGCCGCGCACCTGGCGATCGGGGAGCACACCGGCGCGGCGTCGGCCTACGTCGGGATGACCCGCGGTCGCCAGACCAACACCGCCCACCTGGTGGCCGCGGACGTCGAGTCGGCGCGGGAGCAGTGGCTCACGGTCTTCGTCCGAGACCGCGCCGACCTCGGTCCCGCCCACGCCGCCCGGGCCGCGGCCGCCGAGGCCGCGCGCTACGCCCGGTCGCGGCCGCTGGCCGAGGCCCTCGCTGAGCTGCACGCCGCGTGGACCGACCAGCAGCGCTGCCTGGACCTGCTCGCCCGCCAACAGTGGCAGCACCGGATCCTCGCCCAGGCCGTCGCACGGCAGGCCGACGACACCCGACGGCTCACCGCCCTGGAGACGAACTGCCGGCAGGCCGCGGTCGACGCCGCCGCTGCCCGCCAGGCCGCCGAGACCAGCCGCGCCCTAATCACCGCTGACACCGCCAGCATCCGGCAGGCGCTGCTGGACCGCTGGGACGCCGAGCGGGAGGCAGCCCGGCAGGCCGCCCGGGTGGTCCTCGGCGGCCCGGGTCGGCTCGGGCTCCGTCGGTCCGCTGTGGCGCGCGCCGACGAACAGCTCACCGGCTGGTACACCACGTGGGCACCGCACCTGCCGGGCCTCCCCGCCGACAACGCCCGGCTGACCCGGGCCGCCGCCGGCCCCGACGACCGTCCCGCGATGCGGGCGGCGCTGGACGCCTCCGCCCGCCGCACCGCCGAAGCCGCCCACCCCGAGAACCGCGAGCTGACCGCGGCCGCCGACACCGCACTGCGGGCCCACCAGGCCGCAGAGCGAGAGCTGGCCCGGGCCCGCCGCGACCACGACGCCGACTACGGCTCACCGGGCAAGCGCGACTACGCGCGGCAGTTGGCCGACGCCGAGCGTGCTCTCGCCGCCGCCCGCCAGCAGGTCACCGATGTCCGGGCGCGCATCGCCACCCTGCAAGCCGACCCGGCGATCCTCGCCCAGCCGCCCGAGCTTCTCAGGCAGGAGAGCAACACCTGGCGCGCCCGCCGCGACGCCGCCCAACGGGCAACCCGGACCACCCCTCGACCGACGGTCGCGTCCGACCAGGCCGTCCGTCGCCCGTACCCGGAGGACCTTCGCGACCTCACCTCACACCGCGCGCCCGACCGGGGCATCGGGCGCTGA